A window of the Scophthalmus maximus strain ysfricsl-2021 chromosome 8, ASM2237912v1, whole genome shotgun sequence genome harbors these coding sequences:
- the LOC118312124 gene encoding tetraspanin-5 — translation MMSGKHFKAQEVSCCIKYFIFGFNIIFWFLGVAFLGIGLWAWSEKGVLSNISSITDLGGFDPVWLFLVVGGVMFILGFAGCIGALRENSFLLKFFSVFLGIIFFLELTAGVLAFVFKDWIKDQLNFFINNNIRAYRDDIDLQNLIDFTQEYWECCGAFGADDWNLNIYFNCTDSNPSREKCGVPFSCCTKDPAEDVINTQCGYDIRAKADSEQRTFIYIKGCVPQFEKWLQDNLTVVAGIFIGIALLQIFGICLAQNLVSDIEAVRESCLFT, via the exons ATGATGTCAGGGAAGCATTTCAAGGCTCAGGAAGTGAGCTGCTGCATCAAGTATTTCATCTTCGGATTCAACATCATATTCTGG TTCCTTGGAGTGGCGTTTCTTGGCATCGGGCTGTGGGCATGGAGCGAGAag GGCGTTCTCTCCAACATCTCGTCCATCACAGATCTGGGAGGTTTCGACCCTGTCTGGCTCTTCCTTGTGGTGGGAGGTGTAATGTTCATCCTCGGATTCGCCGGTTGCATCGGCGCGTTGAGAGAAAACTCCTTCCTGCTCAAGTTT ttctCTGTGTTCCTGGGTATCATCTTCTTCCTGGAGCTGACTGCAGGGGTCCTGGCCTTTGTCTTCAAAGACTGGATCAAGGACCAGCTCAACTTTTTCATTAACAACAACATTCGGGCATACAGAGACGACATCGACCTGCAGAACCTGATAGACTTCACCCAGGAATAT TGGGAGTGTTGTGGGGCTTTTGGAGCTGATGACTGGAATTTGAACATATACTTCAACTGCACTGATTCGAACCCGAGTCGAGAGAAATGTGGAGTGCCCTTTTCCTGCTGCACCAAAGATCCAGCG GAGGACGTCATCAACACTCAGTGTGGATACGACATCCGAGCAAAAGCG GACTCTGAGCAGCGGACTTTCATTTACATCAAGGGCTGCGTCCCTCAGTTTGAGAAGTGGCTTCAAGACAACCTGACGGTGGTGGCGGGCATCTTCATCGGGATTGCATTACTACAG ATTTTCGGCATCTGTTTAGCGCAGAATCTCGTGAGTGACATTGAAGCCGTGAGAGAGAGTTG TTTGTTCACCTAA